The following coding sequences are from one Streptomyces sp. V3I7 window:
- the glgC gene encoding glucose-1-phosphate adenylyltransferase — MRRGGPSVLGIVLAGGEGKRLMPLTTDRAKPAVTFGGTYRLVDFVLSNLVNADILRICVLTQYKSHSLDRHITTTWRMSSLLGNYVTPVPAQQRLGPRWYLGSADAILQSLNLVHDEQPDYVAVFGADHVYRMDPRQMIAQHVDSGAGVTVAGIRVPRAESSSFGVITPGSDGQSVKRFLEKPADPPGLPDDPQSVFASMGNYVFSTKALIEALHRDAEDERSVHDMGGSILPQLTGRGEAQLYDFADNHVPGETTRDQGYWRDVGTLDAYYDAHMDLIAERPAFNLYNRTWPVYTHSGQLSPARFNAGGIASESIVSAGCLIRGQVTRSVLSPGVVVDPGAVVQGSVLHDNVHIGRGAVVRGAVIDKNVQVPPGATIGVNPDRDAELYTVSRGGVIALGKGQLVP, encoded by the coding sequence ATGCGTCGTGGAGGTCCTTCGGTTCTCGGGATCGTGCTCGCCGGCGGCGAGGGCAAACGGCTGATGCCCCTGACGACGGACCGCGCCAAACCCGCGGTCACCTTCGGCGGCACCTACCGGCTCGTCGACTTCGTGCTCTCCAACCTCGTCAACGCCGACATCCTGCGCATCTGCGTGCTCACCCAGTACAAGTCGCACTCGCTGGACCGGCACATCACCACCACCTGGCGGATGTCCAGCCTGCTCGGCAACTACGTCACCCCGGTCCCGGCGCAGCAGCGGCTCGGCCCGCGCTGGTACCTGGGCAGCGCCGACGCGATCCTGCAGTCGCTCAACCTCGTCCACGACGAACAGCCCGACTACGTCGCGGTGTTCGGCGCCGACCACGTCTACCGCATGGACCCGCGCCAGATGATCGCGCAGCACGTCGACAGCGGCGCCGGCGTGACCGTCGCGGGCATCCGAGTGCCGCGCGCCGAGTCCTCCTCGTTCGGTGTGATCACCCCGGGCTCGGACGGGCAGAGCGTCAAGCGGTTCCTGGAGAAGCCCGCAGATCCTCCCGGCCTGCCGGACGATCCGCAGTCCGTGTTCGCCTCGATGGGCAACTACGTCTTCAGCACCAAGGCCCTGATCGAGGCGCTGCACCGGGACGCCGAGGACGAGCGGTCCGTGCACGACATGGGCGGCTCGATCCTGCCCCAGCTCACCGGCCGCGGCGAGGCGCAGCTCTACGACTTCGCCGACAACCACGTCCCCGGCGAGACCACCCGCGACCAGGGCTACTGGCGCGACGTCGGCACCCTCGACGCCTACTACGACGCCCACATGGACCTGATCGCCGAGCGCCCCGCCTTCAACCTCTACAACCGCACCTGGCCCGTCTACACCCACTCGGGCCAGCTCTCGCCTGCCCGTTTCAACGCCGGCGGCATAGCGAGCGAATCCATCGTCAGCGCGGGCTGCCTGATCCGCGGCCAGGTCACGCGGTCGGTCCTGTCTCCGGGCGTGGTGGTGGACCCGGGGGCCGTCGTGCAGGGGTCGGTGCTGCACGACAACGTGCACATCGGCCGGGGCGCGGTGGTGCGCGGCGCCGTCATCGACAAGAACGTCCAGGTGCCGCCCGGGGCGACGATCGGCGTCAACCCGGACCGCGACGCCGAGCTGTACACCGTCTCCCGGGGCGGCGTGATCGCCCTCGGGAAGGGGCAGTTGGTGCCCTAG
- a CDS encoding (2Fe-2S)-binding protein — protein sequence MDIDPGLAALRPLGGFFVLRAAGDGGRSPAGTLPTLAEAYGGAKSDVYGDSIIFRVELVAQRLRTSELRVSASIAQQGLAARLWSVALGSAVLYGRIPDPDPALLHWDPAATAPDDLWLAEMRPLPGDAETLAAAVLDRHLEPLGETLRARYGVAAGLLRGNAGSALAGAARELQRWAHGSGRTDLAERARALTAELFTHPLLSATGTLSGTAFRRRSCCLYYRLPGGGVCGDCCFTRPPRSVPHSSPSAPSG from the coding sequence GTGGACATCGACCCCGGACTCGCAGCGCTCCGCCCGCTCGGCGGATTCTTCGTCCTGCGCGCGGCAGGAGACGGCGGGCGGTCACCGGCCGGGACGCTGCCGACGCTCGCGGAGGCCTATGGCGGGGCAAAGTCTGACGTTTACGGCGATTCCATAATTTTTCGTGTCGAGCTGGTGGCGCAGCGTCTTCGCACCTCTGAGCTGCGCGTTTCCGCGTCCATCGCCCAGCAGGGGCTCGCCGCCCGGCTCTGGTCGGTGGCCCTCGGCAGTGCCGTCCTGTACGGCCGGATCCCCGATCCGGACCCGGCCCTGCTCCACTGGGACCCGGCCGCGACCGCACCCGACGACCTCTGGCTGGCCGAGATGCGCCCGCTGCCCGGTGACGCGGAGACGCTCGCGGCCGCCGTGCTGGACCGCCACCTCGAACCCCTAGGGGAGACCCTGCGCGCCCGGTACGGGGTCGCGGCCGGGCTGCTGCGCGGCAACGCGGGCTCCGCGCTCGCCGGCGCCGCCCGCGAACTCCAGCGATGGGCGCACGGCAGCGGCCGTACCGACCTGGCCGAGCGGGCCCGCGCGCTCACCGCCGAACTGTTCACCCACCCCCTCCTGAGCGCCACCGGCACCCTCTCCGGCACTGCCTTCCGGCGCCGCAGCTGCTGCCTGTACTACCGCCTACCCGGCGGCGGAGTCTGCGGCGACTGCTGCTTCACCCGGCCGCCGCGCTCCGTCCCGCACTCTTCCCCGAGCGCCCCGTCTGGGTGA
- the glgA gene encoding glycogen synthase produces MRVGLLSREFPPDVYGGAGVHVEFLARELTSLVELEVHCWGEGRGVGVVRHRPWSALDTANDALRTFSVDLSMAAALASRDLVHSHTWYAGLAGHLAKLLYGVPHVMTAHSLEPLRPWKAEQLGGGYALSGWSERTAIEAADAVIAVSGAMREDILGCYPALDPARVHVVHNGIDTTLYRPDHGTDVLARLGVDPHRPFVLFVGRITRQKGVPQLLRAVRDIDPAAQVVLCAGAPDTPELDREFRELFRELSGVREGVHWIPQMLPRGDVIQLLTHAAVFVCPSVYEPLGIVNLEAMACGTPVVASRVGGIPEVVDDGRTGLLVTPDEDFETSLAEALDEILGDPERARRMGEAGRERAVGEFGWDTVARRTVRLYEEILKQA; encoded by the coding sequence GTGCGAGTGGGACTGCTGAGCCGGGAGTTCCCTCCGGACGTGTACGGCGGCGCCGGAGTCCATGTCGAGTTCCTGGCGCGGGAGTTGACGTCCCTGGTCGAGCTGGAGGTGCACTGCTGGGGCGAGGGCCGCGGTGTCGGCGTCGTACGCCACCGCCCCTGGTCCGCCCTGGACACCGCCAACGACGCCCTGCGCACGTTCTCCGTGGACCTCTCCATGGCCGCCGCCCTCGCGAGCCGCGACCTCGTCCACTCCCACACCTGGTACGCCGGTCTCGCCGGCCACCTCGCCAAGCTCCTCTACGGCGTCCCGCACGTGATGACCGCCCACTCCCTGGAGCCGCTGCGGCCCTGGAAGGCCGAGCAACTCGGTGGCGGATACGCCCTGTCCGGCTGGTCCGAGCGCACCGCCATCGAGGCCGCCGACGCGGTGATCGCCGTCTCGGGCGCCATGCGCGAGGACATCCTCGGCTGCTACCCGGCGCTGGATCCGGCCCGGGTCCACGTCGTGCACAACGGCATCGACACCACCCTCTACCGCCCGGACCACGGCACCGACGTCCTCGCCCGGCTGGGCGTGGACCCGCACCGCCCGTTCGTGCTGTTCGTCGGCCGCATCACCCGCCAGAAGGGCGTCCCCCAACTGCTGCGCGCCGTACGGGACATCGACCCGGCGGCGCAGGTCGTGCTGTGCGCGGGCGCGCCGGACACCCCCGAGCTCGACCGGGAGTTCCGCGAGCTGTTCCGGGAGTTGAGCGGAGTCCGCGAGGGCGTGCACTGGATCCCGCAGATGCTGCCGCGCGGAGACGTCATCCAACTCCTCACCCACGCCGCCGTGTTCGTCTGCCCCTCGGTCTACGAGCCGCTGGGCATCGTCAACCTGGAGGCGATGGCGTGCGGCACGCCCGTCGTGGCCTCCCGGGTCGGCGGCATCCCCGAGGTCGTCGACGACGGCCGGACGGGCCTGCTGGTCACGCCGGACGAGGACTTCGAGACCTCGCTCGCGGAGGCGCTGGACGAGATCCTCGGCGACCCGGAGAGGGCCCGGCGGATGGGGGAGGCGGGGCGGGAGCGCGCGGTGGGCGAGTTCGGCTGGGACACCGTGGCCCGGCGCACGGTGCGGCTGTACGAGGAGATCCTCAAGCAGGCTTAG
- a CDS encoding DMT family transporter translates to MTALVLSVLLSFVSAVAYAGGAIVQEQVALSCAPDERYGHLRRPSWWAAVALTAVGGALHVVALAYGPLSLVQPLGALTIVFALPMAALFVGRKAGAAAWRGAIMATLGLAGLLALVGTSHGQSLTAAERIGTAVVTGGAVLTLMTAARAAHRHPAVRSVLLAVASGIAFGMSSVFTKTVTTDWSDGFSAADLPSLAAIGVFASAGVLLSQAAYRGGGLAAPLATLTVVNPVLAAAVGITMFGETFRYGVTGTALALSSGVVAAGGLILLTTERIQHTPHPASKAQGNSQERPSDSPARPASDPEPLSSPGMHVPLPALHRHRLRVRS, encoded by the coding sequence ATGACCGCCCTCGTGTTGTCCGTCCTGTTGTCGTTCGTCTCCGCCGTCGCGTACGCGGGCGGGGCCATCGTGCAGGAGCAGGTCGCGCTGTCCTGCGCTCCCGACGAGCGGTACGGCCATCTACGGCGGCCCAGTTGGTGGGCCGCCGTCGCACTGACGGCCGTGGGCGGAGCGCTGCACGTGGTGGCGCTGGCCTACGGCCCCCTGAGCCTCGTCCAGCCGCTGGGCGCCCTGACCATCGTGTTCGCGCTGCCCATGGCGGCGCTGTTCGTCGGCCGCAAGGCCGGGGCGGCGGCCTGGCGCGGCGCCATCATGGCCACTCTGGGTCTCGCCGGACTGCTCGCCCTCGTCGGCACCTCCCACGGCCAGTCGCTCACCGCCGCCGAGCGCATCGGCACGGCCGTGGTCACCGGCGGCGCGGTGCTGACGCTGATGACCGCGGCCCGCGCGGCGCACCGGCACCCCGCGGTGCGCAGCGTGCTGCTCGCGGTCGCCTCCGGCATCGCGTTCGGCATGTCGTCGGTGTTCACCAAGACCGTCACCACCGACTGGAGCGACGGGTTCTCGGCGGCCGACCTGCCGTCGCTGGCGGCGATCGGCGTGTTCGCGTCGGCCGGCGTCCTGCTCTCCCAGGCCGCGTACCGCGGCGGCGGCCTCGCGGCACCGCTCGCCACGCTGACGGTGGTGAACCCGGTGCTGGCGGCCGCGGTCGGCATCACGATGTTCGGCGAGACCTTCCGCTACGGCGTCACGGGCACCGCGCTCGCGTTGAGCAGCGGTGTGGTGGCAGCGGGCGGCCTGATCCTGCTGACGACGGAGCGCATCCAGCACACACCGCACCCGGCCTCGAAGGCTCAGGGGAACTCGCAGGAGCGGCCGTCGGACTCACCCGCTCGGCCTGCCTCCGACCCCGAGCCCCTCTCCTCCCCCGGCATGCACGTGCCGCTGCCCGCGCTGCACCGGCACCGCCTGCGGGTCAGATCCTGA
- a CDS encoding wax ester/triacylglycerol synthase family O-acyltransferase, with translation MTSDLLAPLDLAFWNIESDLYPMHLGALGVFSAHSPTAGAHAADLLAARAAAVPGLRMRIRDVWQPIGSPFALPLAFGGATREPDPGFDPMDHVRLHAPAGDFQAVAGTLMERPLERDRPPWEAHVLPGEDGVSFAVLFKFHHALADGLRALKLAAGVLDPMDLPERGPRPVEPPRGLLPDVRKLPGLLRGALSEAGRALDIGASVALSTLGGRTSSALTSTPSGTRRTAGVVLDIDDVHRVRKAVGGTVNDVLIAVVAGALRRWLDERGDGSAGVEPRALIPVSRRRPRSAQPQGNRLSGYLIRLPVDDPDPRSRLDTVRAAMDRNKDAGADRGAGAVALLADHVPALGHRLGGPLVGQAARLWFDILVTSVPLPGIGLRLGGHPLTEVYPFAPLAPGQSLAVAISTYRGHVHYGLVADGRAVPDLDRFARALTAEVETLIMACDP, from the coding sequence TTGACTTCCGATCTGCTCGCTCCCCTCGACCTGGCCTTCTGGAACATCGAGTCCGACCTGTACCCGATGCACCTCGGCGCCCTCGGCGTCTTCTCGGCGCACTCGCCCACCGCCGGCGCCCACGCGGCCGACCTGCTCGCCGCCCGCGCCGCCGCCGTGCCGGGACTGCGGATGCGTATCCGGGACGTCTGGCAGCCCATCGGCTCCCCCTTCGCGCTCCCGCTCGCCTTCGGCGGCGCCACCCGTGAGCCCGATCCCGGTTTCGACCCGATGGACCACGTCCGGCTGCACGCCCCGGCCGGCGACTTCCAGGCCGTGGCCGGCACGCTCATGGAACGCCCGCTGGAGCGCGACCGGCCGCCGTGGGAGGCGCACGTGCTGCCCGGCGAGGACGGTGTCTCCTTCGCCGTGCTGTTCAAGTTCCACCACGCGCTCGCCGACGGCCTCCGCGCGCTCAAGCTCGCCGCGGGCGTGCTGGACCCCATGGACCTCCCCGAGCGCGGCCCGCGCCCCGTCGAGCCGCCGCGCGGTCTGCTGCCCGACGTGCGCAAGCTGCCCGGTCTGCTGCGCGGCGCCCTGTCCGAGGCCGGCCGCGCGCTGGACATCGGCGCCTCCGTCGCCCTGTCCACGCTGGGCGGGCGCACCTCCTCCGCGCTGACCTCCACGCCGAGCGGCACGCGCCGCACCGCGGGCGTCGTGCTCGACATCGACGACGTGCACCGGGTGCGCAAGGCGGTCGGCGGCACCGTCAACGACGTCCTCATCGCCGTCGTCGCGGGCGCGCTGCGCCGCTGGCTCGACGAGCGCGGCGACGGCAGCGCGGGCGTCGAGCCCCGCGCGCTGATCCCCGTCTCCCGGCGCCGCCCGCGCAGCGCGCAGCCACAGGGCAACCGGCTCTCGGGTTACCTGATACGGCTCCCCGTCGACGATCCCGACCCGCGCAGCCGCCTCGACACGGTGCGCGCGGCGATGGACCGTAACAAGGACGCGGGCGCCGACCGGGGCGCCGGCGCGGTCGCGCTGCTCGCCGACCACGTCCCCGCGCTCGGCCACCGGCTCGGCGGACCGCTCGTCGGCCAGGCGGCCCGGCTGTGGTTCGACATCCTGGTCACCAGCGTCCCCCTGCCCGGCATCGGACTGCGCCTCGGCGGCCACCCCCTCACCGAGGTCTACCCCTTCGCCCCGCTCGCCCCCGGCCAGTCCCTGGCGGTCGCGATCTCGACGTACCGAGGCCACGTGCACTACGGCCTGGTCGCCGACGGCCGAGCCGTCCCGGACCTCGACCGCTTCGCCCGCGCGCTGACGGCCGAGGTGGAGACGCTGATCATGGCTTGCGATCCCTGA